A segment of the Neochlamydia sp. S13 genome:
GAACAAATCATGGATCCAAATCTTAGTATCGCCCAAGATTGTTGTAGCATTGCAAGCTCTTACCAAACGGTACGTTATGGTAATATCTATAACAATCTAGCGAATATGCATAGCTTTAACGTCCATACTCCTTGGAAAAAACTGTCTGAAAAAGCTAAAAAAGTTTTTCTTTACGGTGTGGAAAAGAAGTGGACCCGAATGCATTTTGTTCATCCTATTACAGGGGCAAAGTGGGTAGATAATATTCAATGGAAAGGCGTCTTGCATGAAGCGCATACTCGCTTTGCTGAAGCCAAGAGCGATTCATATCGCACCAAAATGCTTAAACTTATGCATACGCAAAGATGTCCTGCTTGCAATGGTGAACGCTTAAAGCCCTATCCTGCTGCGACCCTACTCAACGGCAAGCGTATTAGCCAATTAGGAGCTATGACTATTGCTGAGTGTTACGAATTTTTTAGCAATCTTCCCCTGTCTGCTCAGGATGAGCTAATAGCTGCTGAATTAATTAAGGAGATTCGTGAGCGTTTACAATTTTTGATTGAAGTGGGCTTACATTATTTGAATTTGGACAGGACAGCGCCTACTCTTTCTGGAGGAGAGGCTCAACGCGTACGTCTAGCCTCTCAAATTGGCTGCGGATTAGTAGGTATTACTTATGTTTTAGATGAACCTTCGATCGGCTTGCATCCTCGTGATAATAAAAAGTTGATAGCTACGCTTAAACGTCTACGCGATATGGGTAATACCGTTATCGTGGTGGAGCATGACGAGGAAACCATTTGGGAAGCTGATCATATTGTAGACTTTGGACCTGGGCCAGGTACCCGAGGAGGTGAAATTGTCTACAAAGGAGATGTTAAAGGCTTGCTAGAGAGCGAAAAATCCCTTACAGGACAATATCTATCGGGAAGATTAGCCATTGCAATTCCTAAAAAGCGCCGCAAGATAAAGAAAGAACATATCTTAATAAAAGGAGCTACTCATCACAATTTAAAGAATGTAGATGCTAAAATACCTTTAGGAGTTTTCATTGCTGTAACGGGCGTCTCCGGCTCTGGAAAATCTTCACTCATCACCGATATTCTCTATCCTGCCCTATCGAATGCACTCCATGAAAGCGAATATCCTGTAGGCGGCCATAAAGAAATCGTAGGGATAGATAAAATTGACAAAGTCATTGCTATTGATCAATCGCCTATTGGGCGCAACCCTCGTTCTAACCCTGCTACCTATATCAAACTTTTTGATGATATTCGCGATTTATTCACTCAATTACCTGAAAGCCAAGCTCGTGGATATAAGCCGGGAAGATTCAGCTTTAATGTCAAGGAAGGCTCTTGCCCTCAATGTGGAGGCATGGGCATGGTGAAAATTGATATGGATTTCATGGAAGATGCTTGGATTGATTGCCCGCTGTGTAAAAAAAGGCGTTTTGATCAAGAAACCCTTTCAGTACTCTACAAGGGTAAAAGTATTTATGATGTGCTAGAGATGGAGGTCCTCGAAGCATTAGAATTTTTTGCTAATATTCCTTCTATTTACCATAAACTAGAAACACTTCAAAAAGTGGGAATGGAATATATTAAGCTAGGCCAATCATCCACGACTTTATCAGGTGGAGAAGCACAACGTATCAAATTAGCTAAAGAGCTTGCTAGGCCTGCCTCAGGACACACTTTCTATATTTTTGATGAGCCCACGACCGGTCTTCATTTTCATGATATTAAGCATTTGCTGACAGTGCTGCAAGAACTTGTAGACCGCGGCCACACTGTTTTAGTCATTGAACATAATATGGATATTGTCAAAACGGCGGATTGGATTATTGACATAGGCCCTGAAGGAGGAATTCACGGAGGAAAAATCTTTGCTGCAGGCACACCTGAGCAAATCGCCCGTTTAGAGAGCCCTACAGGTCGTGCCCTCCAAGAGATCTTGCATCATGATATAGCAGAACGTATCACCAAAGCTGTGCAAGCCTCAAAGCATAACCTTATCCATTACAAAGAACGTCAAAAACATTTTATCAAAGAAATTACTGTAACTGATGCGGAGCAAAATAATCTTAAAAGCATTTCGTTGAGTATTCCTCGAGAAAAAATCACTATATGTACAGGCCCTTCAGGGTCAGGAAAAACCTCTTTAGCCTTTGACACTATCTATGCCGAAGGGCAAAGACGTTATATCGATTCCCTTTCCCCTTACGCACGCCAATTTGTTAAGCAGATGCCTAAGCCTAAGGTAGGTTATGTAGGAGGGCTTTCACCCGCGATTGCTATTGAGCAAAAAGCGCACGCAGGTAATCCTCGCAGCACAATTGGCACTATGACTGAGTTGTATGACTATCTGCGCATCCTTTATGCACGCATGGGAACGCCTCACTGCCCAGAAACAGGTGAGGTGATTAAAGCGATTAGCAAAGATCATGTAGTGGATCGTGTGATGAACTATCCTTTAGGAGAAAAAATCCAAGTTTTAGCTCCTATTGAAGGGAAAAAAAATGAACGATTTGAAGAAGTTATCTCTCGTCTTCAACGGCAAGGTTTCCTACGCGTGCGCCTAAATGGTGAATTTTTTGATCTAGAGCAAGAAGGTCTTAGCTTAGCTTTCGATCGTAAACGCAAAAATGAGTTATTATTAGTTATCGACCGCTTAAAGATCAATCCCACGATTAAAAACCGCCTAGCAGAAGCGGTGGAGACAGCTACCCATATAAGCGGTGGCAAAATTGTTATTCTTCGTGAAAACCAGCAAAATGTCTTTTTCAATTTAGCATTTGCTGTAGAAAGCACAGGAAAATCTTATCCAGAAATAACCCCTCATACCTTTGCTTTTAACAATGCTGAAGGAATGTGCCCGGAGTGCTTGGGTTTAGGATATCAATATGGCGCTAATTTAATACAAAAGCCTGAGATGATGGAACAATCGGTTGCCGGCCTGATGTATTATCTATGGCAGGATCTTTATAACTCTGCTGCCTTTGCTTGGGTAGAAGCATTTTTGGAAGCAGAGGGTATTGATCTGCTCGCTCCTCTTTTTATGCTACCTACTAAACAGCTCCACCTGATTTTAAATGGCTCCCCTGAAGATAAGTGGTATACAGCTACAAACGGCTTAAAATTTCGCTGGACAGGAATCAACCATGTATTAGCCAAGGCTGGGCGCAGTGCACAATCTCCACTACGCGAACTTATTACACCTCTTTTGGAAGAGCATAAATGCATTTCCTGTCAAGGAGATAGACTCAACGCTTTAGCTCGCCATGTGACTATTCAAGGCCTATCTATTAGCAAATTATGTAGTATGCCTGTGGATAACTCTCTTAATTTCATTGAAAAACTTGTCATTAGCCAACAAGACAATAAAATTTTGGAAGAAGTTCACCTTCAACTTCTCAATAGATTACGTTTTCTAGCGGCAGTAGGTCTAGGCTATATAGCCTTAGATCGGCGTGCACCCACTTTAAGTGGCGGCGAGGCACAGCGTATTCGCCTGGCGCGCCAATTAGGAAGTGGACTAACAGGAGTATTGTATGTTCTAGATGAGCCTACGATCGGCTTACATCCAAGAGATAATGAGCGCTTAAATCTAGCCCTCGAGCAACTTAAGGAACTTGGTAACACTTTACTAATGGTCGAACATGATCCTTTAACGATCGCAAAAGCTGATTATATTCTCGATTTTGGTCCTCAGGCAGGAACCTTAGGCGGCCATGTCACGGCACAAGGAACTTTTAAACAGATTATAAAAAACCCACGCTCACTGACAGGTAAGTATTTATCCGGCAAGCTCACTATTCCCATGCTTGCAAAAAGGCGCTCTCTTAAAAATGGCATGCTACAAATCAGGGAAGCTAAAGTCAACAATTTAAAATCTATCCATCTAGATATCCCTATAGGCGCTCTTACCATTTTAACAGGGGTTTCCGGTTCAGGTAAATCTACGTTGATGCACCAAGTTATTCAACCAGCAGTCCAAAAAGGCCTTTATAAATCTTATGAAATTTCTGCCGATATAGCAAAAGTGGAAGGAATTGAAAATTTTGATAAAGTGATTACTATTGATCAAAACCCTTTAGGCCATACCGTGCGCTCAGATGTAGGAACTTACGTCGACCTACTGGCACGCTTACGTGATTTCTTTTCCTCTCTTCCTGCTGCCAAGGCCAAAGGATTACAAGGTAAGCACTTTAGCTATAATCATCGAAGGGGTATGTGCACCCATTGTTGGGGAATGGGCTATAAACGTATCGAAATGCATTTTTTACCCCCTATACGGGTAGCGTGTGAAGAGTGTCAGGGTCAACGCTTAAATCCTGTTAGCTTAGAAATTACTTATAAAGGAAAAAATTTTGGCCAATACCTAAGCTTAACCATTAACGAAGCACGCCATGTATTCGAAAGTCATCCTCGCATTGCTAAGATTTTAGATACATTAATTGCGGTAGGTTTAGGCTATTTGAAATTAGGCCAAGAAACCGTAAGTTTATCGGGTGGAGAGGCCCAACGTCTTAAGTTGAGTCGTGAGCTTACCAAACGCTCTACAGGTAAGACTCTTTACCTATTAGATGAACCTACGACAGGGCTACATAGCGATGACATTAAAAAATTATTGATAGTTTTACATAAGTTAGTAGATAAAGGCAACACGATGATTGTCATTGAACATAATATAGATGTCATTAAAAATGGAGACTTTATCGTTGATTTAGGGCCAGAAGCAGGAGAAAGAGGAGGAGAAATTGTTGCAATCGGTACCCCCGAAGAAATTGCTCAAAACCCCACCTCTATTACCGGAAAATATTTAAAAAATTTAATTTAAAAAATTACCCTTAACTCTCTGCTCACTGGGCCTTAGACTTTCCTATTCATTTAAGACTACAAATTAGCTGTTCACTATTTTAAAAATTAATTTCAATATGCATTCAGCTTATCTCTTATTTTTGCTATTAATGCATACAGTTTTACCTTTAAAGGCTGGAACAATCCCTATCGAATTAGAGATAGCCTTTACGGAGGAAGAGCGCGCCTGGGGCTTAATGCAACGCTCCCATCTACCAGAGAATCGAGGAATGTTGTTTTACTTTCCTAAAGGGAATCTTTGGATGTTCAATACTTTAATAGACCTTTCAGCAGCTTTCTTAGATGACAAAGGTAGCATCTTAGAGATAGCCGAGCTAAAATCTTATCCTGAAATGATGGATCCCCATAGACCTGTAAATAAATTAAGCGAGATGTGGAAATATCCTGCAGATGATAAAATATTTTTATTCTTTTTGCAAAAAAGTAAAGCTCTACCTACGGGAACTTATTATATTTTAGAGATGAATAAAAAATGGTTCAAAAAAAAGGGAGTAACTGTAGGAGACAAAGTCGTGTGGCATTTAAATTCTTCCCAAGCCTCTATAGTAAAGCTCTCTTCCCCTTCGACAGGTAAATAAGCGCTTTAATTAAGAATGGTTAATCATATATTTAACCAAAAACGGAGCGACCATACGTTTTAAGGAAAAAAGCTTAAAAAAAGTATAAAAAAATATCTTTTTCTTTGGCAAAGGTGATTCATTAATTTTTTATTGATAGAAAATATTTCTCCCCTTAGATTAGAGAAATAAATTTAGCCCTAACATAAAAGTAGATAAACAACTAAGGACAGCATGGCAAAACCTCTCGTTACCAAAAAGAAAGCAGATGCAATCTCAAATGGAGCTTTTCTTGTAGGGCTTGGCATCTTATTATACACTCATGATTGGTGGCCAGGTATTCTCCTTGTCCTATGGATAGCCGTTCTATTAAGGCAGTATTTAACAGGAAGAGTTTATGATACAATTATTTCAACTATTATCCTGTTAGGCTTGTTTCTAGTCTCCTTTATCAAAATAAATTGGTCTGTCATCATTCCTATTTTATTTGTTATCGGGGGCACTTATCTAATATTCCGAGAATATTTTTATGCAGATGAAATCATAGAAGAGCAGATCCTAGATGAACGCTCTGATAGGGCTAACGAGCACAAGGAAGATTAACAAAACTTCTTTGAATGTCATTCAAGGCATAATACTTAAGCTGGCTATATTACCTATAGGCACGTGGCTATTACGAAGCAAAAAAGGGTAAGGTGTAGGTGGCAGCAGGCCCGCAAAAGCTTAATAAAAAAGAGTAGGGGCTTTTTGCTCTTGAAGCTAGCGAATAATTATTTAAAAGCCTATTTAGAAGCAAGAGGCCCTAGCATCAATAATACTTAGCAGCAAGCTCCATTTTACTTAAGCTTTATCTAGCAAATAGGTTAGTGGATGAAGCTTATATCCATTATACGATTATGGCTACGGCTGATGAAAGTTCATAGGCAAGCTACTTCTTGCCAAGGGGACTTTTAAGCAACTCTAAAAAATCTAAAAAAAATAAATTTTTCTTATACGTAAGGCTTTAAAAAATATTGTGGAATTTTACTGTTCATATTGTCATCATCAATTTTCTCTTGAAAATCCCTCAGAGAAAGGTCGGCCAAAATTTTGCCCTTACTGCTCAACGCCCTTTCATAAAAAGCTTCAAGCTAAATCTCTGCCCCCTAATAAGCTGCCTCATGAGGAAGGCGATACAATGGCAACGGAAGCAGCCACTTCTTTTGTTTCCAGCCATCTGCCTGAAGAAAAGCAAGTTCAATTTTCTATCGGTAATTACAAAATCCTCGAAAGTATCGGCAAAGGAGGGATGGGAGAAGTTTTTTTAGCTTATGATACCTCCTGTGGACGCCGCCTAGCCCTTAAACGTATTCGTGAAGATCTACTTCAACATCCTCAAGTTCATCATCGTTTTTTAAAAGAAGCGCACATTACAAGCCAGCTGACTCATCCTGCTATTATTCCTATTTATTCTATTTATGCAGAGAAAAACCAGGCTTACTACACCATGCCTTTTGTGGAAGGAGAAACCCTAAAACAAGTTTTAAAGAATGCTAGGAAGCAAGATAAGTTAGGTCTAAAATCAGGACAAACTAGTTCAATACCCTCCTTGATGCGCATTTTTCTTAGTCTATGCCAAGCAGTGGCGTATGCTCATTCCAAAGGTATTCTTCATAGAGATCTTAAACTTGAAAATGTCATTGTAGGAAAATATGGCGAAACGGTGATCCTTGATTGGGGGCTAGCTCATCTTTTAAGAGCAGAAAGTGCAGAAGAGGAAATTTATCAAGAGCCTTCGCCAGATCTTAAACAGGGTTCTTTATATCATATTACGCGCCTTGGAAAAGTTGTGGGAACTATCGCTTATATGGCACCCGAAAGGGCTTTAGGCCAGCCAGCCACCTTTCAGACAGATATTTATTCACTGGGAGTGATTTTATACCAGATGTTAACCTTAAGGCATCCTTTCAAAAGAGGTTCTTTAAAAGACTTTAGAAAAAATATGGCTCAAGAAAAGCTGTATGATCCTTTGGAAGTAGCTCCTTATCGTGATGTACCACGTATCCTCTCTAGAATTTCTTTAAAGTGTCTTGCTGTAGCCTTAGACCAACGTTATTCAACGGTTGACGATGTGATTCATGATCTAGAAACCTACCTCGAAGGCCGTTCTGAATGGTTTCAGATAACAGAATTACAAATAAGCAATAAAAACGACTGGGAATTTCAAGAAAATGTTTTAATTGCTGAATATACTGCCATTACGCGCGGGACGGAAATTTCTGATTGGGTCAGCTTGATGATTTCTAAAGATTCTTTCGCAGAAAATACTAAAATTGAAGCGCATGTTAAACTAGGAAAAAAATGCCACGGCATTGGCTTTCTTCTTAGTATTCCAGAAATTGCTGAGCGCGCGCACCTAAATGATGGCTATTGTTTATGGCTAGGTTCTCAATCTCATCGTTCCACGAAGCTGCTGCGCTCGGCAGTAGAGGTGATGCATCACCCTGATATTTTTTTGCAAGGAGAGGAGTGGTACCATATTCGCATCGAAAAAATCGATCAAAATATTCACTTTTATTTAAATAACATTCATCAATTTTCATATATAAGTCATTTACCGTTAGCGGGCACTCACCTGGGGCTGCTGTCGAGCGACGCTGATTATGAAATTTCACCTCTTAGTATTTCAGTAGGAAGCCTTAATATCCGGGTTAATTGCCTGGCAGTTCCTGATGCGTTTCTTGCTCATAAAGATTATACCACAGCTTTAAGTGAATATCGACGTATCGGCTACTCCTTTCCGGGAACGGCTGAAGGCAGAGAAGCTATGTTTAGAGCTGGGATAACACTTCTTGAGCAAGCTCGCAACAATCATAGCGCAGAAAAAAAACAGCAACTTTATGAAGACTCTTTAGAAGAATTCTGGAAATTGCATTCTACTCCTGGTGCCCCCCTAGAATATTTAGGTAAAGCTCTCGTTTATCAGGCGTTAGATGACCCCGATGAAGAAATCAAATGTTTTGAGCTAGCGTATCGTCGCTACCCTCAACATCCTCTTCTTCCAGTGCTTGAAGAACAAATCCTTTATCGCATGCTTGAAAGTTCCAGGCATAATCGTAAAGCTACCTATCAATTTATATTATTTGTTCTACGCTACCTTCCTTCTATCATCTCGCAAAACAATGTTAGAAAGCTATTTCATAGCTTGCAAAGGCATTGGGAGCCCTTACATTTTATGTTAAATGAAAAGGAGATTGCTAAATCTGAAAAATTGAAAAATTTTGACTTTGCTATCCATCTTGCCTTTTGGACAGCCAAGCCTTATACCTTAAGTGAAATCCTAGATGATCTTACTAAGCTTGAGCCTATTCCCTTAACCTTATGCACTAACGCTATTTATGCTCTTATCGAGCTTGGCAGCTATGCCCTTGCCAAAGTTAAGTTGAACGAGTTAAATAAAAAAATTTCTTCTTCTCAAGTGCTTTTACATGAAACAGAGCTTCTTACAATTGCTATAAAAGTTTACCAGCAGCCTATCGAAAAATGTTTGGATCAACTACTTACACTATTACCTAAGCGCTCCCTTGAAAAAAGCGAGCTTCGAGCTTTAACCCATCTTATCAGATTTGCCATTAAGAAACACAACTACCCTTTTATTTTCGAAGCCGTAAAAAAAATGCATTCCTTTACCTTAGATACCGAAACTTCTATTGGGCTTAATTGTGCCTTGATTTTTGCTCATCTTGCTGAAAAAAATTGGGAAAAAGCGGGTGAATTGCTGCAACAATATCCTCTTGAAATTATCAATCAAGAGTGGCATCCTCTCCACCTATTCTACGGCATATGGCTATACATGACTAAAGGCAAAGAAAGAGCCTACCTACACTTTTCAGAGGTATTAGAGGCTCCTTTTCCTCGTTCGTGGACTCTATTTAGCCATATGATGACTTTTAAAATCGATGAAAATCCTGCCTGGTTGAATAAAGCTTTCGCGTGGGAAAAGCGTCAACTCTATTCACAAGCCGCCTTTTTTTTCCATTGTATTGGCGATCAAGAAAAACATGCTTATTACTCTCGCCTTGAAGCCCAGCAATATGTTTATGCTAAAGTCTAGAGCTAGTCTCTTTTTCATCTATCGCTAAGAATCTTTAAGCTAGCTAGGCAAACCATCATCTTTCAAGAATTATTCTTAAAAGAAGATAGGCGTCAATTAAGCTAACCAAGCTTACAGAAATGGACCCCTATAAATTTATAGTTTATTGATTTAATACCCATAAATAATTTCAAAATCAAACGCTCATAAAAAATTTTATCGAACCTAATCGTTTAAGCCCTGTTAATTATCTTAATCTACCCACCTTTTTTCTTAAAATTTTGTTTATCTAAGAAATTCATTATTTTCTAATTTTATTGCGATAGCCCATTTTTAAACCTTGGGTGCCCAGCTTGCTAAACACATCCTGTGAAAGGCACTTTTAATTTCCCCTCTTATTTATAGAAAAATAATTTTAAATATTTTAACAATTGTTTGTTAACCACTTACATTGCCTAGTTGCTTAGATTAAAATAAAAACAGCTTAGCTTCCTTAAAAATCTTACAAAATGCATCTATTAAAAAATCGCGGCTTAGCTATAATCATGCTCTTCTATAAAATTGAGAGTTTATGATGAGCCCATCCCCTTTTGAATCTACCGAACTACCTAAAGCTTATGAGGCCAAAAATGTTGATGCCAAGTGGTTTAGCTTTTGGGAAAGTAAAGGGTATTTTAGTGCTAATCCCAACTCTCCCAAAAAGCCTTTTTGTATTGTTATCCCTCCTCCTAACGTGACTGGTCAGCTTCATATGGGGCATGCACTTACTAATACTTTACAAGATGTTCTTATTCGCTGGAAACGCATGTCTGGATTTGAAGCTCTGTGGGTTCCAGGTACTGACCATGCAGGTATTTCTACTCAAACAGTGGTAGAACGCCATCTAATTAAAACTACTGGTAAAAAACGTAAAGATTTTTCCCGAGAAGAATTTCTACAACATGTTTGGAAATGGAAAGAAGAAAATGAAAGCCGTATAATCAACCAGCTAAAAAAAATGGGCTGTTCTTGTGATTGGGCACGCCAGCGCTTTACCCTCGATGAAGGAAACAACCGCGCAGTCAAAACGATGTTTAAAAAACTTTATGAGATGGGGTTGATCTATCGCGGAGATTATCTGGTAAATTGGGATCCTGTGACCCAAACCGCTCTTGCGGATGACGAGGTAGAATATGAAGAAAAGCAATCTTTTCTATGGTTTTTCCAGTATCCTTTAAGCGACGCTTCTGGTTTTGTAAGCTTTGCCACTACCCGTCCAGAAACTATGTTGGGAGATACAGCTCTTGCCGTATCCCCTAAAGATCCACGCTATGCACAGTGGATAGGTAAAACTGTCTATCACCCTTTAACTCAACAACATATTCCTCTGATTGCCGATCATCTTGTAGATCCTGACTTTGGAACGGGAGTGGTCAAAATTACACCTGCACACGATCCTATCGACTATCAAATAGGTTTATCCCATCATCTTCCTTTTATTAATATCATGACACCCGATGGTAAAATTAACGAAAAAGGCGGAAAGTATGCAGGGTTATCTATGGAAGAAGCACGCCAAGCGGTGATAGAGGAGATGCAACAGCAAGGCCTTTTAAAGCAAGTAGTTCCTCATCTTCACCGAGTAGGAGTTTCTTACCGTTCTAAAGCCATTATTCAGCCCTACATGTCTAAGCAATGGTTTATCAAGATGGAGGGCTTCGCTAAAAAATTACGTGCTGCTTTGACCGAAGAACGCATCCATTTTATTCCTAAAAATTGGGAAAACACCTATCTCCATTGGATAGATAATTTACGTGACTGGTGCATTAGCCGACAGCTATGGTGGGGACATCGCATCCCTGTATGGTATCATCGTAAAAATCCTGAAAATATTATCTGCTATGAAGGAGAAGGGCTGCCTCCGGAAATTGAAAAAAATCCATGCGATTGGGTGCAGGAAGAAGATGTGTTGGATACCTGGTTTTCATCAGGCCTTTGGCCCTTTGCAGCCTTAGGATGGCCAGAACAGAACGCTGTACTTAAAAAGTTTTATCCTAATTCCGTGTTAATTACTGGTCATGATATTTTATTTTTCTGGGTAGCCCGTATGATTTTTATGGGTGAGCAGGCGATGGAACAAGTTCCTTTTCCTGATATTTATCTGCATGGCTTGATTTACGGCAAATCTTATTGGAGAAAGACAGCAGAAGGAGGAATCTCCTATCTTACCGATAAAGAACGCTTAGAGTATGATCTAGGTAAGCCGACCCCTCCCGATGTCCAATCAAATTGGGAAAAAATGTCCAAAACTAAAGGCAACGTCATTGATCCTTTAGAAATCATCGATGAGTATGGCACGGATGCGATGCGCATGGCTTTATGTGCTAGTGCTAATCAAGCGCGCGAGATCGATTTAGATCGACGACGTTTTGAAGAATTTCGTAATTTTGCTAACAAAATTTGGAATGGGGCCCGCTTTATTTTTATGAATCTTCAGGGAGAGCATTCTTTAAGCCCCGAAGAATTCGCTCAAGGACTTAATAAAAATATCCTTGCTCTAGAAGATCGCTGGATTCTTTCTGTACTTAATCGCGTGGTCGATAAGGTTAATACTAAATTAGCTCATTATCAATTTGATCAAGCTGCCATGGAAGCCTACGATTTTTTCTGGAAAGAGTTTTGTTCTTATTATCTTGAGATCGCCAAACCCATACTTTTTGGTAAACAAGGAACAAGCGAAGACCGAAAAAACAAACAAAAGCTGTTAGCTATTGTACTTTGCCAGTCAATGCGTCTTATCCATCCTATGGCACCTTTTATCAGTGAAGAACTCTTTCAGCAACTCAAGCGTCTGCTAGGGACTAGCCCAAGGCATACAGACGCGGATCTTTATACGCAAGAAGCTATAGAGGCATTGCAGAGTCCAGCCTGTATTGTTGCCCCCTATCCCCAAGTGACTAATAAGCTAGATTGCCATGCTGAAATCGATCATGCTTTTAATATTATTGAAAATGTTGTTTACCTCATTCGTAACTTGCGAGGTGAAATGAAGCTACCTCTTAATACAGTTACCAATGTGCACATCGTAGGAAAAGAAGACGATAAACTTCTTCCTTTAATTAAAGAAAATACAAGCATTATTAAAGCATTGATAAAAATTAACGAATTTCAGCTCCACTATGTAGAGAAAGAATTTGGACTTTCCTCCTCTACCTTCTATCAAAGTCTTAAGATCATTATTCCTATACCCGAAGAACTCATGAAGCAGGAAAAAGCTCGCCTGTTGAAAGAAAAAGAGCGCTTAAATTTGGCCATTGATAAAATTAATATACAATTGGCTAATCATGACTTTGTAGCCAAAGCTCCTGCCCCCTTGATTCAAAAACATACAGAGCAATTGGCACAAGCCAAGAAAAGCTTAGAGGAAGTTACTACAAAGCTAAGCCAATTGACATAAATACAAGAAAACTTAAGATTCACGCCTATTAAAAATTGTTTAAGAAATTTTATCTGCCTACTAGGTAGATAAACTTTTTGAACTGACTTAAATAAATAAGTCGATGCACCCTTTTTAGTATAAATAAATTTTACTTATACGCTTTAAAAAAAGTCGAGTAGCGCGAGGGGATCACACCCTCACGCTCTCACAGTTCCGTACGTGAGCCTCTCAGCTCATACGGCTCCTATTGTCTAGTCGCAGGTATGGCGCCCATTTTCCAGTGAGCAAATAGCTGAGGTTCTCGTTTTGCGATCCCTCCCAACCAATGCATTGCCCTTCTGCTGTGGCCTCTTAACTTCTTGTATTTCCTTTCCGCCCACCTTGCTAATGTACGGTTTGCAACATTGAAAATTTG
Coding sequences within it:
- the pknD gene encoding serine/threonine-protein kinase PknD, translating into MATEAATSFVSSHLPEEKQVQFSIGNYKILESIGKGGMGEVFLAYDTSCGRRLALKRIREDLLQHPQVHHRFLKEAHITSQLTHPAIIPIYSIYAEKNQAYYTMPFVEGETLKQVLKNARKQDKLGLKSGQTSSIPSLMRIFLSLCQAVAYAHSKGILHRDLKLENVIVGKYGETVILDWGLAHLLRAESAEEEIYQEPSPDLKQGSLYHITRLGKVVGTIAYMAPERALGQPATFQTDIYSLGVILYQMLTLRHPFKRGSLKDFRKNMAQEKLYDPLEVAPYRDVPRILSRISLKCLAVALDQRYSTVDDVIHDLETYLEGRSEWFQITELQISNKNDWEFQENVLIAEYTAITRGTEISDWVSLMISKDSFAENTKIEAHVKLGKKCHGIGFLLSIPEIAERAHLNDGYCLWLGSQSHRSTKLLRSAVEVMHHPDIFLQGEEWYHIRIEKIDQNIHFYLNNIHQFSYISHLPLAGTHLGLLSSDADYEISPLSISVGSLNIRVNCLAVPDAFLAHKDYTTALSEYRRIGYSFPGTAEGREAMFRAGITLLEQARNNHSAEKKQQLYEDSLEEFWKLHSTPGAPLEYLGKALVYQALDDPDEEIKCFELAYRRYPQHPLLPVLEEQILYRMLESSRHNRKATYQFILFVLRYLPSIISQNNVRKLFHSLQRHWEPLHFMLNEKEIAKSEKLKNFDFAIHLAFWTAKPYTLSEILDDLTKLEPIPLTLCTNAIYALIELGSYALAKVKLNELNKKISSSQVLLHETELLTIAIKVYQQPIEKCLDQLLTLLPKRSLEKSELRALTHLIRFAIKKHNYPFIFEAVKKMHSFTLDTETSIGLNCALIFAHLAEKNWEKAGELLQQYPLEIINQEWHPLHLFYGIWLYMTKGKERAYLHFSEVLEAPFPRSWTLFSHMMTFKIDENPAWLNKAFAWEKRQLYSQAAFFFHCIGDQEKHAYYSRLEAQQYVYAKV
- a CDS encoding valine--tRNA ligase; the encoded protein is MSPSPFESTELPKAYEAKNVDAKWFSFWESKGYFSANPNSPKKPFCIVIPPPNVTGQLHMGHALTNTLQDVLIRWKRMSGFEALWVPGTDHAGISTQTVVERHLIKTTGKKRKDFSREEFLQHVWKWKEENESRIINQLKKMGCSCDWARQRFTLDEGNNRAVKTMFKKLYEMGLIYRGDYLVNWDPVTQTALADDEVEYEEKQSFLWFFQYPLSDASGFVSFATTRPETMLGDTALAVSPKDPRYAQWIGKTVYHPLTQQHIPLIADHLVDPDFGTGVVKITPAHDPIDYQIGLSHHLPFINIMTPDGKINEKGGKYAGLSMEEARQAVIEEMQQQGLLKQVVPHLHRVGVSYRSKAIIQPYMSKQWFIKMEGFAKKLRAALTEERIHFIPKNWENTYLHWIDNLRDWCISRQLWWGHRIPVWYHRKNPENIICYEGEGLPPEIEKNPCDWVQEEDVLDTWFSSGLWPFAALGWPEQNAVLKKFYPNSVLITGHDILFFWVARMIFMGEQAMEQVPFPDIYLHGLIYGKSYWRKTAEGGISYLTDKERLEYDLGKPTPPDVQSNWEKMSKTKGNVIDPLEIIDEYGTDAMRMALCASANQAREIDLDRRRFEEFRNFANKIWNGARFIFMNLQGEHSLSPEEFAQGLNKNILALEDRWILSVLNRVVDKVNTKLAHYQFDQAAMEAYDFFWKEFCSYYLEIAKPILFGKQGTSEDRKNKQKLLAIVLCQSMRLIHPMAPFISEELFQQLKRLLGTSPRHTDADLYTQEAIEALQSPACIVAPYPQVTNKLDCHAEIDHAFNIIENVVYLIRNLRGEMKLPLNTVTNVHIVGKEDDKLLPLIKENTSIIKALIKINEFQLHYVEKEFGLSSSTFYQSLKIIIPIPEELMKQEKARLLKEKERLNLAIDKINIQLANHDFVAKAPAPLIQKHTEQLAQAKKSLEEVTTKLSQLT